The genomic DNA GAACCAAAACCAGAGCCTGGAATAACTGCTACCATTGCTTTTTCGAGTAATGCATTAGAAAACTCGTCAACTGAAGTGTAGCCTGTTAATTGTGCGGCTTTCTTTACGTTAGGGAACAAATAAAATGCTCCTTGAGGTTTAACACAAGAAAAACCCGGAATTTTAGTGAGTTGATCATATATAATATTTAGTCTTTTTTCAAAAGCCTGCCGCATTTCATCAACTGGCGCTTGAGAACCGCTATATGCTGCTATTGCCCCAAATTGAGCTGTTGTCGTTGGATTAGACGTGCTGTGACTCGCCAAATTTGTCATTGCCTTTATCATTTGCTCGTTACCAACAGCATAACCAATTCTCCACCCTGTCATGGAGTGAGATTTTGAAACACCATTAATAATAATTGTTAATTCTTTTAAATTTGGTGATATTTCAGCAATTGAAACATGTTTGTTTTCTTCGTAAACAAGCTTTTCATAAATTTCATCTGAAATAATTAATATATTATTTTTTAAACAAACTTCTCCTAGAGCAGTCAATTCATCCTTTGTATAAAGCATCCCAGTCGGATTACTCGGTGAATTAATAATGAGCGCTTTTGTCTTATTTGAAATAGCTCCTTCTAATTGTTGCGGAGTTATTTTAAACTGATTCTCTTCTTTGCCCGTTACATAAACAGGTATACCGCCAGCAAGCTTAACTTGTTCAGGATAACTTACCCAGTAAGGAGCAGGTATGATCACCTCGTCCCCTTTATTTAGCAACACTTGAAATAATGTATATAGAGCATGCTTTGCTCCAGTTGTAACAATGATTTCACTTGCTGTATATTCAAGACCTTGATCTTTTTTTAACTTTTTGATAATTTCCTTTTTTAAAAGAGGTAAGCCGCTTGAAGGAGTGTATTTTGTTTGACCTTGATTCATTGATGCATACGCTGCATCGATAATATGCTGTGGCGTATTAAAATCTGGCTCACCTGCACCTAAACCGATCACATCATGTCCCTGTTCTTTTAACTCCTTTGCCTTTGCAGTAATAGCAAGAGTAGAAGATGGTGTTAATGCTTTTACTCTTTCTGCTAATTGGAACTCCATTTTATCTTTTCCCCCATCCGCGAAAACTTTATAGATTTTCAATCTTTTTAAGCCATTCACCTGTTTCAAAATGTATATAATAATAATTTAACAATCCATCATCACCTAAATAATATACTTCCCAAAGCGGGACGTTATTTTCCATTCCCATACGAACTGAAATGATTTCTTTAGTGTTTTTTTCTGATTTTACAATATTGACTGCTTCTTTCTTTGAAATTCCTTCGCTTGCTTTTTTTACAATTGCCTTACCTTTTTTTTCAGGTATAAATACAATAATTTCTTCTTTTTTTTCGTTTTTTCCGGTAACAGCGTAACTAGTTTCTTTTCCGTTATAAGTGTACACATCACCGATTGAAACAAGTTTTGTCTCTTTTTTTGCTTTAATTATAGCCGTTTCTTCTGCCTTCTTCATGGGCGAAACAGCATTGTAATACAATTTAAAAAACACGCCAATGACTATAACAACGATCGCCGAAATAATTAATATCCACTTCTTCATTTTATTCACTTCTTTATGTACGATAAATTGAAAAAATTGCTTTTTTTTCATTATTAAGTGCTAAACCAAACATTAAATTCTTTTCTTTTAATGTTCGATTTAAGCAATCAACAATTTTATATAAATCAGGACTATTTTGAATTGTAATTGTCGACAACACTTCTACATTTCTCTCCATTACTCGTAAAATCCTCCTCATAACTAATAAAATTGGAATGATTTTCATTTTATTAGCTACAAATAATTTATATCAATCATTATAACAGGAGAAACCTCTTTACGATCTTTTTTTTTTTTATTTTTTTCGAATAATTATTCGAATTGATTATCATTTGAAATTGTAATGATATCATAATTAGAATTCGTAAATTTCAAGCTGACAGTACCATGTTTTTTTGTAAAATATACATCGATCCATGTATCACTCAGCTTTTTAAAAAGCTCACTGCTCGGTTTTACTTCATTTGAATAAAATAATATCGCTACTTGTGGATCCATATGTTTAATTAATTTTTCCGAAATACCGCTTTCTTCACCAAACCCCGGTAATTTAACAACATTCACATCAGAAAGTTGTTGATCCATTAAACTTTGCTCTGCTCTTTTACTTGTAGAGCTCATATAAAAAATTCGATGATTAAAAAATCTAAACGATATATCTGTTCCTTCGTCTTTTTTATTGCCGTCAAACAAACTTTCAAGCACTAAATGAGGCAAAATCTGTTGTTTAGTACCTGTTTTTAATTCTTTCATTTGTAAATGAGCGTACTGTTGCTTTAAGCCTTGAACTATATAGCTACTTGCTATGAGCTCGTTTACATCGTACTGTTCAATAAGCCATTTTAAGTTGACGTTACAGTAGCTTGATATTTTCGTCAACACAATAGCCGAAATATTTTTAACATCGTAAAGCTCTAGGAGACGCTCAAGTTCTTTTTCCGTTCCTTCTCCCCCGGTATTAATTAGAATATTCTCTCCGTTTCCGTGTTGAATAAGAGTTGCTTCGCCATCGGAAAGGAAAAAGAAAGTAAGCCCTAACTCATTTTCTTTTAAGTTTAAATCAATACTCTCGACTTCAACAGGTATTGTTGGTGTTTGGACTGGGGTATAAAACCAGCTTGTCAAAAAGAGTATTGCAGCAAATAACATATTCATCTTTCATTCCTCCAAATGTTGTCAATGGGGATGTCGATAAATATAGCGTATGTTATTTGCCAAGTTTCATAACCATTTTTGAATAAAGCTTATCGTTTCTTTCATTTTTTTCGTTGTTATTGGAACAGATGGAATCGATTGTAAAAATGTTTTTCCGTATCTTTTCGTAATCAATCTGCGATCAAACACAATGATGATACCTCGATCTGTTTCGTTTCTAATGAGTCTTCCAAAGCCTTGCTTAAAACGTAAAACGGCCTCAGGTATCGATAATTTATAAAAAGGGCTTCCACCCTCTCTTTCAATTTGTTCACTTTTTGCTTCGGTTAATGGTTCATTTTTGGTGAAGAAAATGGCAGTCTTACGATTACTAAACAAGATAAATCTTCTCCAGGAATATCAACTCCCTCCCAAAAACTGCTCGTTCCAAATAAAATCGCTTTCTCAAAACGCCGGAAATTCCTCATTAATCTTATTCGGCTACCACTAGTTATTCCTTGGGCAATCAAAACAAAATCCTCTAAAAAGCCGCTTTCTTTAATTAACTCATGTGTGTTTTTTAACATTTCATGAGATGTGAATAAAATTAACATTCGTCCTTGCGTTGCTTCAGCAATGGAAATGATGTATTCAGTAATTGCTGAAACGTACTCATCCGTATTTACAGTGTTGATTTCTGGTAAATCCTCCGGGATAATTAGCTGAACTTGTTTGTCATAATTAAATGGTGAAGCAATTTGTTTTAATGACGGATTAAAAGAAGTTAATCCTAGTTCATTTAGTATGTTTTTAAAAGAGTTGTTTACTGTTAATGTTGCTGATGTTAAGATAACACTTTTTTTATCAGTAAATAAATGATCTTTTAAAACATTTGAAACATTAAGCGGTTCTCCATATATGATTGTTTTATGATCCTTTGCCCGCATATCAATTTCAATCCAGGTTACAAAATCGCAAGCGGGATGAATGAATAAGCGGTCAACAGCATTGATTATTTTTTCTAAATCATTTAAAGTTGTTTCGAGTTCAGTCAAGACTAATTTTTGGGCTGCTGATAATTGATGTTGCATAACTAAATTTATCCGACTTCTTAAGTTTGAAATTAGTTCTTTAATCATGTTATAAAAACGTTCTGCCTCGATTAAAAGTGCTGACGACTCACGGTTATTTTCACTTTTAAAGCGAAATGCCGCTTTCTTCATATTTGACTTTTGGCTGCTTACTCCCTTTAGAGCATATGCTCTTGCAGTCGAAAAAAATTGTTCGACTTCAAAAACTGCATCAGTGATCATTTCATTTATTTCAAAAGAATGAATGAGATCTTTCTTTTTTAAATCTACTTCGTTAACGATCTGTTCAAGCTGATAAAAAAGTTGTTTTTGTTCATATGTGCCGAGTCTGCCAAAAAGAAGTTTCAACAAAATATAATCGACTTTAAAACCAAAATGTTTGCCAGCTGCTTTTACAAATTGGTGGGCTTCATCAATAATTGCTTCTTCATATTCAGGTAAAAATGATTGCTCGGAAGATAAATCTGTAACAAGAAGTGAATGGTTTGTAATAATGATATTGGCGGACTTTGCTCTTTTTCTTGCTAATAAGTAATAATCTCTTGATAACCACGCTTTATTTCTCAAATATTTTTGTTTCATCATTTTTTATTTTGTTCCAATAGATTTCTCCGCCACTTGATAAATTTAATTCATCTACATCTCCGGTTTTCGTCATCGTAAGCCAGACAAGAATTTGCATTTTTGTTAAAGTTGTATCGTAATTTAAGTCATCATTTTTTAATGTTTGGACAAATTTTTCCAAATTAATATAGTGATTTCGCCCCTTTATCAGTGCAATATTTATCAGGAAAGGAAGCATTTTTTCTAACAGTGGAATTTCCTTATTCAATAGCTGTTCCTGAAGTAAGGTCGTATACGTGCTAATCATTACCGGTTTTTCTGTTTGTTTTGCATAAAATGCTGCAGGGATTAAGTAAGCTAAAGACTTTCCGACACCTGTCCCCGCTTCAATGACTGCATGATGACTATGCTGCAATGCATCATACACTTCGTCCATCATTTCATATTGTCCCAGCCTGCGTTCAAACGATGGTAAGGTGGGCTTTAGCAGTGCATCTTTTTCCTCTTCATTGTCTGGATATAAAAAAGAATTACGATCCTCATCCCCATCCTGTAAATAAGCTTCCTTTTTTAAAGCAAGCCCATTAAAGATCTCGAGATCATTTGGCAGTTGTTCAATCGTTCGATTTTTAATTGTTAAAAGCTCTGCAAAAAGTGAATGGATATCACTTTTCAACCTTGTTGAAAGTGTCGTTAGCATTTGCAATGTTTTTTCAGGCAGTACCATAAGTTTTTCGACCATTTTTAAAAATAATTGTGCCGTAACATATGCGTCACTATCAGCTTGATGTGGACGGTTATGATTAAGCCCTTCTTGGATCGCAAGCTCATTTAATTGGTAGCTGTCGGCAGTTGGAAATACAACTCGTGCCATTTCAACTGTATCAATAATTGGAACAGATAAGTCTTTATAGCCAGCAGCTATTAATTCATCTTGAAGAAACGTTAAATCAAAGAATACATTATGAGCGACAAAATAGGCTCCCTCTAGCATTGATAAAATTGTTGGCGCAATTTCTGAAAACAATGGTGCTTCCTTTACCATGTGATCATCAATCTTTGTTAATCCTTCGATAAAAAGAGGAATTTTCTTTTCAGGATTAACTAAAGAAGAATATGTATCAACAATACGGCCTTGTTCAATGACAACAGCTGCAAATTGAATAATTTTATCACTTTTTTTTACTGAGTTTCCTGTAGTTTCTAAATCTACGATAACAAATTTATTTTTCATATTCCTTACACCTCAAACATTATGTCAAACAAAACGGTATCATAAAAAGAAGAAAAGTAAAAGACATCTTAAACTTTACTGCTCAATTTCACGCCCATTATTTTCGTTAAAAAAGAAAAACTCCCTAATACGGGAGCTAATACTATAAAATAGTTGCTTCTGGTTCTGTATGAATTAATTCTTTAATTTGATTATTTTCGTCCATAATGGCTACCTTAGGTTTATGAGTTAAAACATTATTTTCAGCAACCAATACATATGAAATAATGATTACGATGTCACCTTTTTGAACGAGCCTAGCCGCAGCCCGTTTAAAAACAAAAACACCGCTTCCTCTTTCTCCTGGGATAATATATGTTTCAAACCGAGCACCATTATTGTTATTAACAATTTGTACTTTTTCATTGGCAACCATGCCGACAGCATCTAAAATATCTTCGTCGATTGTAATACTTCCAACGTAATCTAAATTTGCTTCCGTTACACGTGCCCGATGGATTTTTCCGTTCATCATCGTACGAAACATCTATTTTCTTCCTCTCGTAAAATTTTTTATATCGTGATAATGATGTTATCGATTAAGCGGGCATGTGAAAATTTTACAGCCAGAGCAATAATGAATGTTCCTGTGAGCATAGTCATTTCTTTTAACTCCGGGTAAGAATAGATTTCTACATAGTCAATAGAACCGCTCGTATTGTTTAAAAGATAATTAGTAATAAATTGGATCACTGTTTCTCTGTCCCGCTCTCCGTCATCGATCATTTCTTTTGCTGATAGTAAACTTTTGTATAAATGACGGGCTTCCCCCCGTTCTTGCTCCAATAAATTTGTGTTACGAGAACTTTTTGCTAATCCGTCTTCTTCACGAACTGTCTCGCAAGGAATTAACTCGATTGGAAAATGAAAGTCCTTTATCAACCAATCAACAACTGCTACTTGCTGTGCATCTTTTAAACCAAAATATACTCGGTTTGGTTTTACGATATGAAACAGCTTAGTTAATACGGTTGCTACTCCATCAAAATGACCGGGACGCGATTTCCCGCACATCACATCTATCCGCTCTTGAACAACTACTTTAACGGAAGGCTGCCTTGGATACATTTCAACACTAGATGGACAGAATAAATAGTCAACCCTTTCGTTAAGAGCAATTTCCTTATCACGGTCAAGATTGCGTGGATAAGCAGAAAAATCTTCTGTCGGTCCAAATTGAAGCGGATTTACAAAAATACTTAACACAACTAGATCATTTTCTTGTCTTGCTTTCTTAAGTAAAGACATATGGCCATCATGCAAATATCCCATTGTCGGCACAAAGCCAATGGTCTTTCCATATTTTTTTAATTTAATCATCTCTGTTTGCATATCGTGAATGGTTGTAAAGACTTTCATTATTTATTATCCTCCGTATAGTGCGTGAAGTTCTTCTTCTTTCATTGTAAAGCTATGCTCATTTTTTGGAAACGAGCTTTCTTTCACTTCTGCCACATAACTTTTTATGCTGCTTACAATTTGTTCGCTTACGTTCTCATATTGTTTAACAAATTTAGGGACTCGGTTGACCCCATAGGTAATTAAATCATGGTAAACAAGAACTTGTCCGTCAGTATAAGCACCAGCCCCAATCCCAATTGTCGGAATTGAAAGCGTATGCGAAACTTCTTGAGCTAACTGCTTCGGAATACATTCTAATACAAGTGCGAAAGCACCAGCTTCTTCACATTTTTTTGCATCTTCAATTAATTTTTTCGCAGCTGCGGCACTCTTCCCTTGTACTTTATAGCCTCCTAAAACACCAACTGATTGTGGCGTTAAACCTAGGTGAGCCATGACTGGTATTCCTGCTTTTGTTAATGAGGAGATTTTTTCAATAACTACATCTCCTCCTTCAACTTTAACTGCATGTGCACCGCCTGTTTGCACAAGCTGAGCAGCTGATTTCAACGTTTCATTAATTGATAAATGGTATGTCATAAATGGCATATCAGCAACGATAAACGTATTAACTGCTCCTCTTTTAACTGCTTTTGTATGATGGATCATGTCATCTAACGTGACTGAAACAGTCGACTCATAACCTAAAACGACCATGCCTAGTGAATCGCCGACTAGTAGAAGATCAACGCCTGCTTCTTCAGCCAATTTAGCAGATGGGTAATCATAAGCAGTAATCATCGCTAGCTTTTCACCTTTGTTCTTCATTTGGATAAAATCTGTTGTTTGCTTCATTCTATTTCCTCCTTTTTTAGGAAAGAGAAAATGAAACGTTTATCAATTGACGACACGAAAAGGGATCCATTAAAAAAGCAGAAGGATCCCGTTCAATCTTTTTAATGTTCCATCCCTCTGTCCCGGTCCTAAAATGGATCTAGGCAGATATCCGTTTTTATTCTTATTTTCTGTAAAGGTGCAGTTCTTATTCGATACCGCCCAAAAGAATTATATCAAAACTCTATTAATCTTTCTACAAAAAAACTAAAAATTAAAAGAAATCACTGAATTTTCCCACTATATGAACTGAAGCTTTAAGAAATTAAGAAAAGGAAATCAGTTTTTAATCTGCTGATAAATCAATATCTGCAGAATAAATATAGTGTTTTTCCCCAAGTTTATCTTCCATTATCAACACTCCGTCTTCTGTGATCCCTAATGCTGTTCCTTTAATTGAACCGGACAGTGTTCTCGCAATGATTTGTTTGCCTATACTGATTGCATAGCTTTCCCACAATAATTTTATCGGATGAAAACCTTTTTCTAAATAAAGTAAATAAAGTGTTTCCAACTTAGATAAAAAGACTTTGATTAATTCGGCCCTTTTAATCGGCTCTCCTTTTTCAAGAAAAATGGATGTCGCAATTGAACGAAGTTCTTCAGGGAAATCTTCCGCTTTTTGATTAGCATTTATTCCTATCCCAATAATAATTGAAAAAATTCGATCCGCTTCTGCTTGAAGCTCTGTTAAAATACCGGCAAGCTTTTTTCCATTTATTAAAATATCATTCGGCCATTTAATATGTGCTCTTATACCACTTACTTCTTCTATTGCTTGTACAGCAGCAACAGCAGTAATTAATGTTAGCTGCGGTGCTTTCGGAATTGGAATATTTGGCCGTAAAATAATACTCATCCAGATACCCGTCGATTTTGCAGAATGCCAATTTCTAGCAAGTCGTCCTCTTCCTTTAAGCTGCTCTTCCGCTACGATAACCGTTCCCTCAGGTACACCTTTATAAGCAAGTTTTTTGCGCAATTTTTTTGTGTTGAATCAACCGTTTCCTCATAATGAATGAGTGATCCTAATAATTTTGTTTTTAAACCTAGACGGATTTCATCTGCAGTTACTTTTTCTGGTGTTTTTATAATACGATATCCTTTTTTACGAACTGCCTCTAACTCAAAGCCTTCTTTACGCAGCTCTTCAATATGCTTCCAAACAGCAGTACGGGAACAACCAAGTAAATCAGCTAAATATTGACCAGATAAATACTCCCCATCCGCATTTGAAAAAGCATTAAGCAATTGTTTCCTCAGCTCCGATTGCATTTTCTGACCCACTCCTTTATTACTTCTTTACGGTTAGCAAGATTCCCCTCTACTACACTTGTCTCGATTTCCGCCAGCAATTGTTTTAACCACGGTCCGCCTTTTTGATTTAGCCATTCCATTAAATCTTTACCATTTGCATCAAGTTCAGAACGTTCTTTAATTGGTAATCGATCGTATTGACTTAGCCACTTAAAAATGGAGGAAAAGTTACGATTCGTAATTACACAGTATAGTCGTTCAACTTTTTCTATATTTTCTCGCCCTGTTCGATACAATTGCTCCTTCGTCCATTCGTTATGTAAACGGTTGTGTAACGAAGATAATAATAGCTTTACTTGTTTTATTTGCTTAAGTGACAATTTCCATTTTCTTAATATCTTTTCTACATTTATGACAGAAATTTCACACGAAAATAGCAAAAGAGTCCAAAGTTCGTCTAATGAAAGCTTGTCTAATTGATAGTTTGTCATTCGAATGATGCCATCGCCTTTTTCTGCTAATCCCGGCAAATGATGATGCAATCGAGTTTCAACAAGTAAACGCAGAGCTTGAACAGAACCTTCTCCAATGAGAAGTTTTTCAAATTCATTTGCTATTCTTTCTATCGCAATTTTTGTCAATAAATAACCATATTCTATTAATGCTCGCTTCGTGTTTTCTTCTATCGTAAATTGTAATTGACTAACAAAGCGAACTGCTCTCATCATTCGTAAAGCATCTTCTTTGAATCGCGCTTCTGCGCTGCCGACGGTTACAATTTCCCGTTTCAAGATCGCTCTTTTACCCGCAAACGGATCTATGATTTTACCGTTTTTATCCATAGCAATCGCATTCATCGTGAAATCCCGTCTTCGTAAATCTTCTTCAAGCGATCGAATAAAGGTAACTCCCTTTGGACGGCGAAAATCTTTATATTCTGCTTCCGTACGAAAAGTAGTGATTTCATATGTCATATTTTCAAATAGGACAAGCACGGTTCCATGCTCTATTCCTAAATCAACTGTTTGATGAAATATACGTTTCACTTCTTCAGGTGTAGCTGATGTGGCAATATCTATATCCTCTATTTCTCGCTGAAGCAAATAATTGCGAACAGAACCACCAACAAAGTATGCTTCGAAATTAGCCTTTTCTAATTTCTCAATAACTGGAACTGCTTTTAAGAAAGGATGATTCATCTTTTTTGTCACCTTTCATTTAGTACGTTGTGATAAATTTTTTCGTAATGATTGACTATCAACTCAGATGAAAAACGCTCATTAACGGAAAGCTCTGCTTGTTTTGAAAACTGTTTTTGAATCTGCTCATCTTGTAATATATAGAGAGATTTACGCGCAATACAATCAATATCCCCAAGCTCACATATAAAGCCTGTTTCTCCGTCCATAATTACTTCTGGAATACCGCCAACTTTTGTTCCGATGCTTGGCACCCCACAAGACATTGCTTCAAGGATTACAAGTCCAAAGCTTTCCTTTTCGGAAAGGAGCAGCATTAAATCACTAATTGAATATAATTCTTCTAAATTATCTTGCTTCCCTAAAAATAAAACTTTTCCCGCGAGACCGAGCTGCTTCACGAGATTACAAATAACAGTTATTTCAGGACCATCACCGACTAATAACAACTTAGCGGGGAGCTGTTCACTTATTTTCTTAAAAACTTTTACGACATCACATACACGTTTCACCGCTCGAAAATTCGAAACATGGATGACAACTTTTTCTTTCGGATCAATTCCGTATTCTTTCAGTAAATGATTAGAATTTATCCGCCGATAAACACGTTCATCAACAAAATTATAAACTGTTTCTATATGTTTATGAGGATGAATTAGCTCGTAAGTTTGATTGACTAAAGCATTTGAAACGGCTGTTACATAGTCAGATTGCTCAATCCCGAAACGGATGACATTTGTTAATGAAGGATCATATCCCAGTACAGTGATGTCTGTTCCATGTAAGGTCGTCACCACTTTTAAGTTATAACCACTCATCTGTTTTGCAAGAATTGCACAAACTGCATGGGGAATAGCGTAATGTACATGTAGTAAATCCAACTTTTCTCTTTTGGCAACTTCAGTCATTTTATTCGCTAGGGCAATATCATATGGCGGATATTGAAAGACAGAATATTGGTTAACCTCTACTTGATGATAATAAATGTTATGATACATTTTGTTTAGCCGAAAAGGAATACTTGATGAAATAAAATGAATTTCGTGTCCCCGTTCTGCTAATAATTTCCCCAACTCCGTTGCTACAACACCTGAACCGCCGACTGTTGGATAACATGTAATACCTATTTTTAATTTTTCCATAAAGACTCTCCTTTATCAGCGCCTCTTTATTTATAAGCAGTCAGGATTAACAAGCAGAGGTCTTTTCACTTTAAAACCTTCTGCAAATTCAACACCAACTTCTTTCCCAAATAGACGTTCACGTGCTTTTACAGTCTCAATATATCCATTTGTTAATGGAGTTTTGAAACTAGCCTCCTGATTAAATTGACTTGCGTACGCTTGTAAACTAGCAAGCTTTTGGTCAATTTCATCAGAGACATCAATAACAAAATCAGGCTTATGAAAACCATTTATCATATAAAAATAAATGTTAGCAACTTTATGATAAGAAAGGTTACTGCCACAATCATATTTTCTAATTCCAGCCGAAAAAACAGCTTCTTCAACAAGGCGAGCACAATTCCCATGATCTGGATGACGATCCTCAAAAAATGGCGCGAAAACAGTCGCAGGTCGATAACGTCGAATAATCGCGACAATTTTTTTTATGTATTCTTCTTTTAATTGCAAGCCCCTGTCAGGCAAGCCAATCGTTTGTCGAAAAGATACCCCTAATATTGAGGCGGCTTTTTTTGCCTCTTCTTTCCTTAACATAACGGTTCCATTCGATGATAATTCAGCTTCCGTTAAATCGCAGATGGCTACTTTTTTACCCGCCTTTGTTAATTTTACGATTGAAGCCCCCATTCCAATCTCCACATCATCTGCATGAGCACCAAACGCAAGAATATCCACATTTATTGTTTCACTTTTCTCCATGATAGATCCCCTCTCTTTAACCCCATAACGATGATCTCTGCAGTTCCCATATTTGTTGCAAGAGGAACTGAATATACATCACAAAGACGAATAAGAGCTGATACATCTGGTTCGTGAGGCTGAGCTGTTAACGGATCTCGAAAAAAGAAGACGACGTCCATTTTATTTTTAGCGATCAGTGCACCAATTTCCTGATCGCCTCCAAACGGACCAGACTGGAATCGGTGTACAGATAAACCCGTCTCCTCGATTATTCTTGAACCTGTTGTTCCTGTTGCAAATAAAGTATGAGCAGCAAACACCGATTTATATGCAATAATAAATTGAACAAGATCGTCCTTTTTCTTATCATGAGCTATTAAGGCAATATTCATATTTTATCCCCCTACTCCAAAATATTTTCTAAACCATAAATAAAAGTGTCAATATTCATTACTGTTTCAACTGCAACCTTCACTCCAGACATAAATGATTCACGATTATATGAATCGTGGCGAATCGTTAACGTTTGACCATTCGAACCAAACATTACTTGTTGATGGGCAATTAATCCAGGAAGGCGAACTGAATGAATGTGCATTCCATCATAATTTGCATCTCTTGCCCCTTTCATCGTTTCTTTTTCATTTGGGTGGCCTTGTTGCTTCTCCTCTTTGACAGCAGAAATCATCTCAGCCG from Bacillus aquiflavi includes the following:
- a CDS encoding exonuclease domain-containing protein; this encodes MKNKFVIVDLETTGNSVKKSDKIIQFAAVVIEQGRIVDTYSSLVNPEKKIPLFIEGLTKIDDHMVKEAPLFSEIAPTILSMLEGAYFVAHNVFFDLTFLQDELIAAGYKDLSVPIIDTVEMARVVFPTADSYQLNELAIQEGLNHNRPHQADSDAYVTAQLFLKMVEKLMVLPEKTLQMLTTLSTRLKSDIHSLFAELLTIKNRTIEQLPNDLEIFNGLALKKEAYLQDGDEDRNSFLYPDNEEEKDALLKPTLPSFERRLGQYEMMDEVYDALQHSHHAVIEAGTGVGKSLAYLIPAAFYAKQTEKPVMISTYTTLLQEQLLNKEIPLLEKMLPFLINIALIKGRNHYINLEKFVQTLKNDDLNYDTTLTKMQILVWLTMTKTGDVDELNLSSGGEIYWNKIKNDETKIFEK
- a CDS encoding cell wall elongation regulator TseB-like domain-containing protein, with the translated sequence MKKWILIISAIVVIVIGVFFKLYYNAVSPMKKAEETAIIKAKKETKLVSIGDVYTYNGKETSYAVTGKNEKKEEIIVFIPEKKGKAIVKKASEGISKKEAVNIVKSEKNTKEIISVRMGMENNVPLWEVYYLGDDGLLNYYYIHFETGEWLKKIENL
- the panD gene encoding aspartate 1-decarboxylase; amino-acid sequence: MFRTMMNGKIHRARVTEANLDYVGSITIDEDILDAVGMVANEKVQIVNNNNGARFETYIIPGERGSGVFVFKRAAARLVQKGDIVIIISYVLVAENNVLTHKPKVAIMDENNQIKELIHTEPEATIL
- a CDS encoding pyridoxal phosphate-dependent aminotransferase gives rise to the protein MEFQLAERVKALTPSSTLAITAKAKELKEQGHDVIGLGAGEPDFNTPQHIIDAAYASMNQGQTKYTPSSGLPLLKKEIIKKLKKDQGLEYTASEIIVTTGAKHALYTLFQVLLNKGDEVIIPAPYWVSYPEQVKLAGGIPVYVTGKEENQFKITPQQLEGAISNKTKALIINSPSNPTGMLYTKDELTALGEVCLKNNILIISDEIYEKLVYEENKHVSIAEISPNLKELTIIINGVSKSHSMTGWRIGYAVGNEQMIKAMTNLASHSTSNPTTTAQFGAIAAYSGSQAPVDEMRQAFEKRLNIIYDQLTKIPGFSCVKPQGAFYLFPNVKKAAQLTGYTSVDEFSNALLEKAMVAVIPGSGFGSPDNIRLSYATSLDVLEEAVNRMKQFVEGHK
- a CDS encoding ComEC/Rec2 family competence protein; translation: MNMLFAAILFLTSWFYTPVQTPTIPVEVESIDLNLKENELGLTFFFLSDGEATLIQHGNGENILINTGGEGTEKELERLLELYDVKNISAIVLTKISSYCNVNLKWLIEQYDVNELIASSYIVQGLKQQYAHLQMKELKTGTKQQILPHLVLESLFDGNKKDEGTDISFRFFNHRIFYMSSTSKRAEQSLMDQQLSDVNVVKLPGFGEESGISEKLIKHMDPQVAILFYSNEVKPSSELFKKLSDTWIDVYFTKKHGTVSLKFTNSNYDIITISNDNQFE
- a CDS encoding helicase C-terminal domain-containing protein translates to MMKQKYLRNKAWLSRDYYLLARKRAKSANIIITNHSLLVTDLSSEQSFLPEYEEAIIDEAHQFVKAAGKHFGFKVDYILLKLLFGRLGTYEQKQLFYQLEQIVNEVDLKKKDLIHSFEINEMITDAVFEVEQFFSTARAYALKGVSSQKSNMKKAAFRFKSENNRESSALLIEAERFYNMIKELISNLRSRINLVMQHQLSAAQKLVLTELETTLNDLEKIINAVDRLFIHPACDFVTWIEIDMRAKDHKTIIYGEPLNVSNVLKDHLFTDKKSVILTSATLTVNNSFKNILNELGLTSFNPSLKQIASPFNYDKQVQLIIPEDLPEINTVNTDEYVSAITEYIISIAEATQGRMLILFTSHEMLKNTHELIKESGFLEDFVLIAQGITSGSRIRLMRNFRRFEKAILFGTSSFWEGVDIPGEDLSCLVIVRLPFSSPKMNH
- a CDS encoding helicase C-terminal domain-containing protein gives rise to the protein MFSNRKTAIFFTKNEPLTEAKSEQIEREGGSPFYKLSIPEAVLRFKQGFGRLIRNETDRGIIIVFDRRLITKRYGKTFLQSIPSVPITTKKMKETISFIQKWL
- the panC gene encoding pantoate--beta-alanine ligase — encoded protein: MKVFTTIHDMQTEMIKLKKYGKTIGFVPTMGYLHDGHMSLLKKARQENDLVVLSIFVNPLQFGPTEDFSAYPRNLDRDKEIALNERVDYLFCPSSVEMYPRQPSVKVVVQERIDVMCGKSRPGHFDGVATVLTKLFHIVKPNRVYFGLKDAQQVAVVDWLIKDFHFPIELIPCETVREEDGLAKSSRNTNLLEQERGEARHLYKSLLSAKEMIDDGERDRETVIQFITNYLLNNTSGSIDYVEIYSYPELKEMTMLTGTFIIALAVKFSHARLIDNIIITI
- a CDS encoding YpmA family protein — protein: MERNVEVLSTITIQNSPDLYKIVDCLNRTLKEKNLMFGLALNNEKKAIFSIYRT